The following coding sequences lie in one Tichowtungia aerotolerans genomic window:
- a CDS encoding alpha/beta hydrolase, translated as MRKIRYSLISATLLAGMASAGQNLVADNLQDWKLSWKGEEVMSVTDGVLTYEQAPKDKMQNAFFEQTITLEPDQFYELSMEYRSEDGLTPVVAVAHADAKDAGKPIRLFRMPPSRDWKTYTTKTSLGSRKGNFRIRICPAAKPNRIFRNKEKVRSDHPGKAQFRNVRLVKSDFSVPEVVRPPKAFETETYVYKTVGDLELVLKIDRPLNVDGPVPVIFWVHGGGWSVGSPDNMLWGSAMHASQGVAGARVQYRLIKQGGTFKKTFGDLLDAVEWLRQHAEELNIDMSRLIMAGGSAGGHLSSILAQKTPECIGYIGFCGMYDLTDVGESRFAYQPKGFMVSLDFDTLATGSAIHNIRDNPPQTLLMHGDADATIDCDVAVRFAEALRAKGGKVKLVLMPGGGHDMLYPYRQQKEIHGLLHDLGIYTNDFETSQRKWAERAE; from the coding sequence ATGAGAAAAATAAGATACAGTTTGATCAGTGCGACCCTGCTGGCCGGAATGGCGAGTGCAGGGCAGAACCTCGTTGCGGACAACCTGCAGGATTGGAAACTGTCATGGAAGGGCGAGGAGGTCATGTCGGTAACGGATGGCGTGCTGACCTATGAGCAGGCTCCGAAAGACAAAATGCAAAACGCTTTTTTTGAGCAGACTATTACGCTTGAGCCGGATCAGTTCTATGAGCTCTCGATGGAATACCGCTCCGAAGACGGCCTGACTCCGGTCGTTGCGGTTGCGCACGCCGATGCCAAAGATGCAGGCAAGCCGATTCGGTTGTTTCGCATGCCGCCTTCCAGAGATTGGAAAACCTATACCACGAAGACGTCCTTGGGATCGCGCAAAGGAAACTTCCGCATCCGGATCTGTCCGGCGGCTAAACCGAACCGGATTTTCAGAAACAAGGAAAAGGTGCGCTCCGACCATCCGGGAAAAGCGCAGTTCCGGAATGTTCGATTGGTGAAGTCGGACTTTTCCGTGCCGGAGGTGGTTCGTCCACCCAAGGCATTTGAAACCGAAACCTATGTGTACAAAACCGTCGGTGATCTGGAACTGGTGTTGAAAATCGACCGGCCGCTCAATGTCGACGGTCCGGTGCCGGTGATCTTCTGGGTGCATGGAGGCGGCTGGTCGGTCGGCAGTCCGGACAACATGCTGTGGGGATCGGCCATGCATGCATCGCAGGGCGTGGCCGGTGCGCGGGTGCAGTATCGCCTGATCAAACAGGGCGGGACGTTTAAGAAAACCTTCGGTGACCTGCTCGATGCTGTCGAGTGGCTTCGCCAGCATGCGGAAGAACTGAACATCGACATGAGCCGCCTGATTATGGCCGGCGGCTCCGCGGGCGGGCATCTCTCATCCATTCTTGCTCAGAAAACGCCGGAGTGCATCGGCTACATCGGATTCTGTGGAATGTACGACCTGACCGATGTCGGCGAAAGCCGTTTCGCCTATCAGCCGAAAGGGTTTATGGTGTCGCTGGATTTCGACACATTGGCCACCGGTTCGGCCATTCATAATATCCGAGACAATCCTCCGCAGACACTTCTGATGCACGGTGATGCGGATGCCACAATTGACTGTGATGTTGCGGTTCGGTTTGCCGAAGCGCTTCGCGCCAAAGGCGGCAAAGTGAAGCTTGTGCTGATGCCCGGAGGAGGGCATGACATGCTCTATCCCTACCGCCAGCAGAAAGAGATTCACGGCTTGCTTCATGATTTGGGGATCTACACCAATGATTTTGAAACCTCGCAACGTAAATGGGCGGAACGCGCAGAATAA